GTTGGGTATGGGGCCCGGAAGGCTACTTCCGTGACCGCGGCAGCGATTACCTGGAAGCGCAAGCAACCAAACCCATGCAACTGCCGCCTGACGTGAGCGTCGCCAAGCGCCTCGACCCGCTGCTGCCGATTCCGCGCAATGTCGCCGACGACACCGTAAAGGGCGAGTACGTGGTGCCCCGCCCGCAGCCGATCACGGCGGTGGCCGATGCCAGCGACTACAGCCTGCAGAAGAGCGGCGACAACCGCTGGATCGTGGCCCAGCGTCCGCCAGCCGAAGTCTGGCCGGTGGCCGTGCAGTTCTTCCAGGACAATGGTTTCCGTCTCGACCAGCAGCGTCCGCAGACCGGTGAGTTCACCACCGCCTGGCAACGCAGCAGCGAACTGTCCGCCAACATGGCCCAGCGTCTGCAGGCCAGTGGCATAGCCGCCGATAACGAAGCCCGCGTGCGTGTACGCATCGAGCCTGGCGTGCAGCGTAATACCAGTGAAGTCTATGTGGTCAGCGCCGAGCGTCCCGCCGGCAGCACCGCCAACGTCGATTTCACCAATCGCTCGGTCAATACCGGCGTCGATGCTGCGCTGGTTGACGAGATGCTGGCCAGCATGAGCCGTATCTCCGAGAAGGGTGGCTCGGTTTCGCTGCTCGCCGCACGTGATTACGATACGCCTAGCCGCGTCAGCCTCACCGAAGACGGCAGCGGCAACGTGGTGCTGAACCTGGGTGAAGACCTGGATCGCGCCTGGGCCAGCGTAGGTCGCGCGTTGGAGCAGGGCCCTTGGCGCGTTGAAGACATCAACCGCAGCCTGGGCCTGTACTACATCAATGTGGCTGAAAAGGCCGAGAAAAAAGACGACGAGCCAGGTTTCTTCGGCAAGTTGTTCGGCAGCCAGCCGACCAAGGAAGAAGTCGAGACCCGCGCCGAGCGTTACCAGGTTCGTTTGAGCAAGGTCGGCGAAAGCGTGCAAGTCACCGTCGAGAAAAACATCAACACCGTCGCGCCAGCTGAAACAGCGCGCAAGGTGTTGGGCGTGATTCAGGACAACCTGGGCTGATCCGATGCGTTTTGCTGTTCTCGGTAGCGGTAGCCAAGGGAACGGCACGCTGGTCGCCCACGACGATACGTACGTACTGGTGGATTGTGGTTTCTCGTTAAGAGAAACCGAGCGGCGCCTGCTGCGCCTGGGGGTTCACCCTGCGCAGCTGAGTGCGATTCTGGTGACCCACGAACATGCCGACCACGTGCATGGCGTGGGTTTGCTGTCTCGGCGCTACAATCTTCCGGTGTACTTGAGTCGCGGCACGTTGCGCGGGATGCGCAAACCCATTGAACCCGCAGGTTTCCTGGCCGGTGGCGAGCAACTGCAGATCGGTGCCCTGAGCATCAATGTTGTCGCGGTCGCTCACGACGCCCAGGAACCCACGCAATATGTATTCAGTGACGGCGAGCGACGCTTCGGTGTACTCACCGACCTGGGTTCCTACTGCGCCAGGGTGCTGGACGGTTATCGCGACCTCGATGCCTTGATGATCGAGTCCAATCACTGCCGAGACCTGCTGGCTCGCGGTCATTACCCCTACTTTCTGAAGCAGCGGGTGGGCGGCGAGCTGGGACATTTGAACAACCATCAGGCGGCGTACCTGGTGTATGAGTTGGGCTGGCAAGACCTGCAACACCTGGTCCTGGCCCACTTGAGCAGCAAGAACAACCTGCCGACGCTTGCCCGGCAATGTTTTGTCGACACCCTCGGGTGCGACCCGGACTGGCTGCAACTGGCCGATCAAGATTCAGGGCTCGACTGGCGCCACATCGCCTAGCCCACCTCACTCAAAGCGGAGCCCATCATGGAAAAACGTGAAGAACTCTACCGCGGCAAAGCCAAGTCGGTATACAAGACCGACGACGCCAACCGCCTGATCCTGCTGTTTCGCAACGACACCTCGGCGTTCGACGGCAAGCGTATCGAACAACTTGATCGCAAGGGCATGGTGAACAACAAGTTCAACGCCTTCATCATGCAGAAACTCGAAGAGGCCGGCATACCGACCCAATTCGACAAACTGCTGGGCGACAACGAGTGCCTGGTCAAGAAACTCGACATGATCCCGGTCGAATGCGTCGTGCGTAACTACGCTGCCGGCAGCCTGGTCAAGCGCCTGGGCGTGGAAGAGGGCCTCAAGCTCAATCCCTACACCTTCGAGCTGTTCCTGAAGGACGACGCCAAGGGCGACCCGTTCATCAACGAATCCCACGTCGTGGCCTTCGGTTGGGGCACCGCTGAACAACTGGCGCGGATGAAAGAGTTGTCCCTCAAGGTCAACGATGTGTTGAGCAAGCTGTTCGACGACGCGGGCCTGCTGCTGGTGGACTTCAAACTCGAATTCGGCGTTTTCCACGACGGCTCCATCGTCCTGGGTGACGAATTCAGCCCAGACGGCTGCCGCCTGTGGGACAAGGACACCAAGAAGAAAATGGACAAGGACCGCTTCCGCCAGGGCCTTGGTGACGTCATCGAAGCCTACGAAGAAGTCGCCAATCGTCTCGGCGTACCGCTGTAATCGACGCAAGCATCTGATAGCACGGAAAAAAACCGCTTCGGCGCTTTGCATCCACGAACCATGCTGTTATGATGCGCGCCGTTGGAGAGATGCCAGAGTGGCCGAATGGGACGGATTCGAAATCCGTTGTACCTTCACCGGTACCTAGGGTTCGAATCCCTATCTCTCCGCCATTATTTATAAACGAAAACCCCCAATAACTTATGTTGTTGGGGGTTTTTGTTTTTGTAGCAGAAATGCCCAGGTGAATTCTGCTACGGTCGTCATCACCTGATGACAAGGGCGGGTCGGTCATGAATTTTGAAAAAGTGCTCAAGCATTTACAGGCGAATCTTGCAGGGCTGTTGGCTGTGTACGTCTTTGGCAGCCGAGTCACGGGCGAGGCGAATGCTGACAGCGATCTTGACGTGGCTGTGCTGATTGAAGGGATCATCGACCCCCTACAATTGTGGCGCTTATCCGGAGAGCTGGCGGATATCGTCAAAGCTCCTGTCGACCTGCTGGACTTGCGTGCGGCTTCGACGGTCATGCAATACCAGGTTATAACCACGGGGCGTCGACTTTGGACTAAGGACAGCCAGGCCGGTATTTTTGAAAGTTATATTCTCAGCGAGAAAACTGCGCTGGATTCTGCCAGGGCTGGGCTGCTTGTCGACATTCATAAGGACGGGACGGTATATGGTCGATGATGTACTCATTAACAAGGCGGCCAGCATCGAGCGCTGCGTTGCTAGGGCTCGCGAGGAATACGAAAAGGATCCCGCCAGCTTTGCCACCGATTTTACCCGTCAGGATGCGGCCATCCTGAACATCCAGCGCGCCTGTGAGGCTGCTCTGGACATGGGGCAGCATCTGATCCGCCGCGAGCGTCTTGGCGTTCCCCAGGGCGCTCGTGATGTGTTCGAGCTGCTGGCACAGGGTGGATGGGTGAACCCTTCTTTGTTGACCAATCTGAAAAATATGGTCGGTTTCCGCAATATCGCGGTGCATGAGTATCAAACGCTGCAGCTGCCGATCACAGTTGCGATCATTACCAAGCACCTTGGCGATTTTCTGGCCTTCAGCTCACATGTTTTAACCAAGGACTCTAGCCAGCCAGCCGCTTCAAAAGCCCCTCCGTGACGGGTTACTGCGCCATGGAGCAAGCCTTTGAAGCGGGAAGGGGTCAGCGCATCCTTCGGCGCGGTTGTCGCCTAAGATCGCCGATAGACACGCTTTACTCGCTGGTTCTCAACCGAGTGGCGTGAGCGGTGAGTGGTTTCACTGCGACGCCTGAAGCTTCGATTTTTTACTCTGTGATTTTGCTGACGGCTTCTTATCCGTTTCCCTCACCGTTTCCCGCGGCCTCTTCTTCGCCTCATCCTCTGTCACATACTCTCCCGTAACCGCATCCCGATATTTCGTTGGCATATAAGCTCCTTGAAGTACGTCGCCACACCAGCGACCTTTTCAGGTTAGCCGAGGGACTTACGCGCAGCAGCGCGTACTATGGGAATTCTCGTTACCAGGCTTTTCAATAAGCGGGTTCAATAATTTCCCGCCCAAATAAAAAAGCCTGCTGAACTCAACGCCCAGCAGGCTTTTTGCGGTTTCAACCTAGTCAGGCAGGCTGCGCCACCAGGCTATTGCTCACCTTGCGCCCGAGCACCAGTACGGTGGCAAAACCACATCCCACCAACACCGTGGCCAGGCTCAACAACACCGAGCTACCCATCTGATCGACAATGCGCCCACCAAAGAATGAGCCCAGGGCAATGATCACCTGAAACAGCGCCACAAACAGTGGCATGCCGCGTTCTACATCCTTGGGCGCGACGACAAACATCCAGATGCTGGCGCAGGCCGGGAAGGCGCCGAAGGCGAAGCCCCAGAGGGCGATCAGCATCGCTGCGCCGGTCATGCCGGTGGCGAAGTAGGGGAACAGCGCGGTGCTGGTACCGATCATCAGTGCAACGAGTAGCAGGGTGTTGCGTACGCTGCGGTTGGCGGCGAAGCCAGCGAAGATGTTACCCATCACGCCCGCCACGCCATACAACAGCAACAGCGAACCAATGGTTGGTCCGTCAAAGCCTGAGCTGTGTTTGAAAAAGGGCGCGACATAGGTGTACGCGGCAAAGTGGGCCAGGCCGATCAGCAGGACGGCGATCAACCCGACCCGAGCTTGTGGGTTGATAAACAAGGCAGGCAGGTCGCGGATCTCAATGGCTTTTTCCGGGGTGAGGCGGGGCAGCAGGAAGATCTGCGCCAGCAGCACCGGAATACCCACCAGCGCGGTAACGAGAAAGGTCATACGCCAGCCCATCAGACCACTGAGCCAGGTACCGACAGGCACGCCCAATACGGTGGCCAGGGTCACGCCCATCATGATGATCGAGGTGGCTTTCGCAACACCCACGCCCTTGGGCGCCAGCCGCCCGCTGAGCGCAATGGCCGTCGCCCAGAAGCCACCAATGCTGATGCCGAGCAAGACGCGACCAAACAGCAGCAGGCTGAAATCACTGGCGAAAGCCACCACCGAGTTGGCGATGATCATCACCAGCGTCAGGCCGATCAGCAAATAGCGACGGTCCATGGCGCCGATGCTCACCGACAGGAACGGGGCGGCGAGGGCGGCCATGATACCGGGCAGCGTCACCATCAGGCCCGCGTGACCGGCGCTGATGCCCAAGTCGCTGGCGACATCATTAAGTACGCCCACCGGGAGAAATTCGCTGGTCACCAGGGCAAAAGCACCCACGGCGACCGAAAGAATCGCCAGCCACTGTTGTTTGACGCTTTGTTGATTATGTTCGGGAGGCCCGCTAGGGGCCTGGCTCGCGCTTGGCATGGGATTGGGTTCCAGGAGGAAGTTCGCCTGAAGCCAGGCGGGAAGGGAATTTGGAAGGGATTATAGGAATCAGTATCGGCAATCGAGCAGGCGGTCGTTTCGATAGTAATCATCAGTGCTATCGATGTGACGAGTCGTCCGCTTACTCGATCAGCGAGAAGGAACACTTAAGCCTACCGACCGGTTTTCAGCAGGCTTTTTGATTCATCACTGGGCGCTAATTCTCATCTCCCTGCAACAACGCGGTGTAGTCTTGCCCTCCGTAAAACACCCCCACGATTGACACCGTTTTGCAATCAGGCTTAACCCTGAAGGCAATAATGGTGCTGCGACGATAATGAGTGATGCGCAAGCCCGTTAGCAGGTCGTCGCGTCGCACCCCACGCAAGGGAAGCAGGGCAGGGCTTTCGCAGTGGCTGACGAGGTTATCTATGAAACGCGCAGCTACAGGAGGGGAGCCGGCATCGCTGATGTAATCTTCGAGTGCATCGAGTTGTGCCAGGACTCCAGGCGAAAAGACTACGGAGTAGCTCACGCTTTTCCTGTGCTTTTACGCTGACGTTTGACTGCCAGATGCGCGCGCACCTGCTCAGCCGACAGCCCAAGCTCAGGCTCAGCCTCAAGGGCGGTCGCTGCGGGAATGACTTCGTTCCTCAGCCAGTTTTCCACGGCTCGGTCACGAGCCAGCAGCGCCCGCAGTCCGTCGCGAATCACTTCACTCTCGGTGGCGTATTCGCCGGCAGCCACCTTGGCTTTGACCAGGGCAGCCATTTCAAGGGGGAGCGTGATGCTCATTTGCTGGGTTGAGCGCATTGGGGTGTCCGCCGACAATGGGTAGGATTCAACCCTACTCGACCATTGGCGCGATGCAAGAAGCAACTGATCGATGCCGATATCCGGCGTCTCTTCGTCCATCCAGAACTGATAGGTTTCCATGAGTGCTACATCTCCCGTTGTGTAAGTCAGGCCGCAAGTATTGACCCGTTTTGACGATTGCGTGGTCGTAGGCGGCTGATAACCTGCTGATATGTATGACTCAATATGTGTAACAGGGTTATCCGGAAAACCCGTCCCGGCACGCATGGCGTCCCACCGGCTCCCATACGATAATGCTCGTCACCCTGACCACTTTGGCTCCCTCCCGTGATCATCAACTTCGACCTCAACGACCTCCAAGCCTTCCGCGCCGTGGTAGACAAGGGCAGTTTTCGCGGCGCCGCCGAAGCTATCCGGATCTCGCAGCCAGCGCTAAGCCGGCGTATCGAAAAGCTTGAGTCCGCACTCGATGTAAAACTGTTCGAGCGCACCACGCGCAGGGTCAGCCTGACCATGGTCGGGCGAGCGTTCCTGCCCCAGGTCGAACGCATGCTCGACGATCTCGATATCGCCTTGATGGGCATCAGCAACGTCGCGTCCACGCGCATGGGTAATGTCACCATTGCCTGCGTGCCGTCCACCGCGTACTACTTCATGCCCCACGTAATCTCCGAATTCCACAAGTTGTATCCGAAGATTCGCCTGCGGGTACTGGATGCCAGTGCCGGTGAGGTGTGCAATGCGGTAGAAAGTGGCGAAGCGGATTTTGGCGTGAGCTTCAGCGGCAGCCTGGCGGATGAAGTGGAGTTCGAGTTGTTGCTTCAGGAGCGCTATGTGCTGGCCTGTCGTCGTGACCATCCGTTGGCCACGCGTGAGAGCGTGACGTGGACCGAAGCCTACGAGCATGACTACATCACGGTGGACAAAACCTCGGGCAACCGCTTCCTGTTGGACCAGGCGCTGCGCGGTGTGCGTGTGAAAAAGCCGAGTATCTGCGAGACCCACCACGTGACCACGATGATCGGATTGGTGGAGGCGGGCTTGGGTGTGGCGATGGTGCCGTCGATTGCGATGCCGGCGGGTGAACACCCGATTCTGGTGAGTGTGCCGCTGGTGGAGCCGCACGTGATGCGCAACGTGGGCTTGATCAAGCGCCGCGGGCGAACATTGCCGCCGGCGGCGCTGGAGTTGGAACGATTAGTGCGGGAGATGCCGTTCCGCTCAGCGTGACACCGAGTCCAGGCCGGTGGATTGCACCACCGGTTGAGCTTGCGGCGATGCCAGGAACTGCAGCAGCGCCTTGGCCTCTTCCGGGTGTTCGGCGTTTACTGGAATACCCGCTGCAAAACGGGTAACGGACTGCACGTCTTCCGGGATCTTGCCGACAAACGTCACGCCCTTGACCGGCAGCAATTCCGCCACCTGCTGCAAGCCGACTTCGTAGTCACCCTTGGCCACCTGCTCGCCCACCGGCACGCGTTCGATCATGGTGCCCTTGGCCGGCATGCCGAGCTTTTTGAACAGCTCCTTCTCGACATACACACCGCTGGCGCTGTCCGAATACGCCACTGACTTGGCCTTGCTCAATACGGCCTTGAGTTCGGCGTCGGTGCCGATGTGAGGTTTGACCGCGCCTTCCTTCACCACCAGCCCAATCCGCGAATCCGCCAGTTCCACGCGGGAAGCCGGGTCGACCTTGCCTTGCTTGATCAGCTCATCCAGGGCGTAGCCGACCATGATCACCACATCGGCGTGTTCGCCACGGGCCAGGCGGTTGGGAATCGCTTCCGGCGCCTTGCCCATCGACGGGCCGAGGATGGTGTCGAGGGTGTCACCGCTGTGCTTGGCGTATTGCGGGCCGAGCAATTTGTACGCGGCGGTGAAGCCGCCGGAGGTCATCACCTTGAGTTCGTCAGCCTGGGCTGACAGCGCCAGGGCGCCGAGCACCATGGCGGTCAGGGTTTTGAACAGCGGCTTCATTGCGCGGCCCCCTGCATGACCTGGCCACGGGTGTTGGCACGGCGATACAGCGCGAGGGTAGAGCACAGCGCGCATAGCGCAGCGAACATCATCCAGTAGGCGGGTGAAGCCTTGTCTTCGGTGATATGGATGAACCAGGTGGAGATCGCGGGCGTGAAGCCACCGAAGACCGCGGTGGCCAGGCTATAGGCCAGGGAGAAGCCCGCAACGCGTACTTCCACCGGCATGATTTCAGTCAGCGCCGGGATCATTGCGCCGTTGTACATGCCGTAGAGGAAGGAGAACCACAGCAGGGTTTCCAGCATGTGCGCAAAGCTTGGCGCGTTGACCACGTAGGACAACGCTGGATAAGCCGTGAGAACGGTCAGCACGGTCATGGCGATCAGTACCGGCTTGCGGCCAAAGCGGTCGCTCAGGGTGCCGCCGATCGGTAGCCAGACAAAGTTGGACACTGCCACCAGCAAGGTCACCAGCAGCGCGTCGGAGGTGCTCAGTTGCAGCACAGTCTTACCGAAGGTGGGTGCGTACACGGTGATCAGGTAGAACGCGGTGGTGGTCATTGCCACCATCAGCATGCCGCCGATCACCACGGTCCAGTTCTTCACCAGGGTGGCCATCACTTCACGCATGGTCGGGCGATGCTTGCGTTTGGCGAACTCTTCGGTTTCCTGCAGGTTGCGTCGCAGCACGAAGATAAACGGAATGATCACGCAACCGACGGCGAACGGAATGCGCCAGCCCCAATCGGCCACCACGGCCGGTTCCATCCATACGTTCAAGCCATAGCCCAGTGCGGCGGCGACCACAATGGAGATCTGCTGGCTGCCCGATTGCCAGCTGGTATAGAAACCCTTGCGGCCGGGCGTGGCCATCTCGGACAGGTACACCGACACCCCGCCCAATTCCGCACCGGCCGAGAAGCCCTGCAGCAGACGACCCAGCAGCACCAGCAACGGCGCCCACAGGCCAATGGTGTGATAACCGGGCACCAGCACGATCAACAGCGTGCCGCTGGCCATGATCGACAGGGTCACGATCAAGCCTTTGCGACGACCCACGTCGTCGATATAGGCACCCAGGATGATCGCGCCCAAAGGACGCATCAGGAAGCCTGCACCGAACACGGCAAAGGTCATCATTAATGATGCAAATTCATTGGCGGCGGGGAAGAAGGCGGCAGCGATGTAGGTGGCGTAGAACCCGAACAGGAAGAAATCGAACTGTTCGAGGAAGTTGCCCGAAGTGACGCGTAATACGGCGCCTACTTTCGAGGGGGCAGCCGCAGGCCGGGAAGGGCTAGTCATGGTTTTGTGTCTCCAGCGTTCTTTTTAAAGTGCTTGTTTCGCTTAAGACTTGGGATAGTGGCTGACACATTTAGAAATGATAAGTGACAAATTTGGATGGATTGATGTGTCTTGGCTATCAATCGAGGCGCCGGCCTGAAGCCCGGCCTTGTTCTATGCTTGAAGCTGTGTCCAATTCTTA
Above is a genomic segment from Pseudomonas sp. R5-89-07 containing:
- a CDS encoding MBL fold metallo-hydrolase → MRFAVLGSGSQGNGTLVAHDDTYVLVDCGFSLRETERRLLRLGVHPAQLSAILVTHEHADHVHGVGLLSRRYNLPVYLSRGTLRGMRKPIEPAGFLAGGEQLQIGALSINVVAVAHDAQEPTQYVFSDGERRFGVLTDLGSYCARVLDGYRDLDALMIESNHCRDLLARGHYPYFLKQRVGGELGHLNNHQAAYLVYELGWQDLQHLVLAHLSSKNNLPTLARQCFVDTLGCDPDWLQLADQDSGLDWRHIA
- a CDS encoding substrate-binding domain-containing protein, which encodes MKPLFKTLTAMVLGALALSAQADELKVMTSGGFTAAYKLLGPQYAKHSGDTLDTILGPSMGKAPEAIPNRLARGEHADVVIMVGYALDELIKQGKVDPASRVELADSRIGLVVKEGAVKPHIGTDAELKAVLSKAKSVAYSDSASGVYVEKELFKKLGMPAKGTMIERVPVGEQVAKGDYEVGLQQVAELLPVKGVTFVGKIPEDVQSVTRFAAGIPVNAEHPEEAKALLQFLASPQAQPVVQSTGLDSVSR
- the purC gene encoding phosphoribosylaminoimidazolesuccinocarboxamide synthase, with translation MEKREELYRGKAKSVYKTDDANRLILLFRNDTSAFDGKRIEQLDRKGMVNNKFNAFIMQKLEEAGIPTQFDKLLGDNECLVKKLDMIPVECVVRNYAAGSLVKRLGVEEGLKLNPYTFELFLKDDAKGDPFINESHVVAFGWGTAEQLARMKELSLKVNDVLSKLFDDAGLLLVDFKLEFGVFHDGSIVLGDEFSPDGCRLWDKDTKKKMDKDRFRQGLGDVIEAYEEVANRLGVPL
- the bamC gene encoding outer membrane protein assembly factor BamC; its protein translation is MKRLAGLSALALIISSTSGCGWVWGPEGYFRDRGSDYLEAQATKPMQLPPDVSVAKRLDPLLPIPRNVADDTVKGEYVVPRPQPITAVADASDYSLQKSGDNRWIVAQRPPAEVWPVAVQFFQDNGFRLDQQRPQTGEFTTAWQRSSELSANMAQRLQASGIAADNEARVRVRIEPGVQRNTSEVYVVSAERPAGSTANVDFTNRSVNTGVDAALVDEMLASMSRISEKGGSVSLLAARDYDTPSRVSLTEDGSGNVVLNLGEDLDRAWASVGRALEQGPWRVEDINRSLGLYYINVAEKAEKKDDEPGFFGKLFGSQPTKEEVETRAERYQVRLSKVGESVQVTVEKNINTVAPAETARKVLGVIQDNLG
- a CDS encoding nucleotidyltransferase domain-containing protein — translated: MNFEKVLKHLQANLAGLLAVYVFGSRVTGEANADSDLDVAVLIEGIIDPLQLWRLSGELADIVKAPVDLLDLRAASTVMQYQVITTGRRLWTKDSQAGIFESYILSEKTALDSARAGLLVDIHKDGTVYGR
- a CDS encoding MFS transporter codes for the protein MTSPSRPAAAPSKVGAVLRVTSGNFLEQFDFFLFGFYATYIAAAFFPAANEFASLMMTFAVFGAGFLMRPLGAIILGAYIDDVGRRKGLIVTLSIMASGTLLIVLVPGYHTIGLWAPLLVLLGRLLQGFSAGAELGGVSVYLSEMATPGRKGFYTSWQSGSQQISIVVAAALGYGLNVWMEPAVVADWGWRIPFAVGCVIIPFIFVLRRNLQETEEFAKRKHRPTMREVMATLVKNWTVVIGGMLMVAMTTTAFYLITVYAPTFGKTVLQLSTSDALLVTLLVAVSNFVWLPIGGTLSDRFGRKPVLIAMTVLTVLTAYPALSYVVNAPSFAHMLETLLWFSFLYGMYNGAMIPALTEIMPVEVRVAGFSLAYSLATAVFGGFTPAISTWFIHITEDKASPAYWMMFAALCALCSTLALYRRANTRGQVMQGAAQ
- a CDS encoding MFS transporter; its protein translation is MPSASQAPSGPPEHNQQSVKQQWLAILSVAVGAFALVTSEFLPVGVLNDVASDLGISAGHAGLMVTLPGIMAALAAPFLSVSIGAMDRRYLLIGLTLVMIIANSVVAFASDFSLLLFGRVLLGISIGGFWATAIALSGRLAPKGVGVAKATSIIMMGVTLATVLGVPVGTWLSGLMGWRMTFLVTALVGIPVLLAQIFLLPRLTPEKAIEIRDLPALFINPQARVGLIAVLLIGLAHFAAYTYVAPFFKHSSGFDGPTIGSLLLLYGVAGVMGNIFAGFAANRSVRNTLLLVALMIGTSTALFPYFATGMTGAAMLIALWGFAFGAFPACASIWMFVVAPKDVERGMPLFVALFQVIIALGSFFGGRIVDQMGSSVLLSLATVLVGCGFATVLVLGRKVSNSLVAQPA
- a CDS encoding type II toxin-antitoxin system ParD family antitoxin, translating into MRSTQQMSITLPLEMAALVKAKVAAGEYATESEVIRDGLRALLARDRAVENWLRNEVIPAATALEAEPELGLSAEQVRAHLAVKRQRKSTGKA
- a CDS encoding LysR family transcriptional regulator, with product MIINFDLNDLQAFRAVVDKGSFRGAAEAIRISQPALSRRIEKLESALDVKLFERTTRRVSLTMVGRAFLPQVERMLDDLDIALMGISNVASTRMGNVTIACVPSTAYYFMPHVISEFHKLYPKIRLRVLDASAGEVCNAVESGEADFGVSFSGSLADEVEFELLLQERYVLACRRDHPLATRESVTWTEAYEHDYITVDKTSGNRFLLDQALRGVRVKKPSICETHHVTTMIGLVEAGLGVAMVPSIAMPAGEHPILVSVPLVEPHVMRNVGLIKRRGRTLPPAALELERLVREMPFRSA
- a CDS encoding type II toxin-antitoxin system RelE/ParE family toxin, translating into MSYSVVFSPGVLAQLDALEDYISDAGSPPVAARFIDNLVSHCESPALLPLRGVRRDDLLTGLRITHYRRSTIIAFRVKPDCKTVSIVGVFYGGQDYTALLQGDEN
- a CDS encoding DUF86 domain-containing protein; this encodes MVDDVLINKAASIERCVARAREEYEKDPASFATDFTRQDAAILNIQRACEAALDMGQHLIRRERLGVPQGARDVFELLAQGGWVNPSLLTNLKNMVGFRNIAVHEYQTLQLPITVAIITKHLGDFLAFSSHVLTKDSSQPAASKAPP